Below is a window of Blastopirellula marina DNA.
CGACTGGAAAACTGCATGCTGTACGTGACGCTTGAACCGTGTCCGATGTGTGCTGGGGCAATTCTTCAGGCTCGGATTCCGGTCGTCGTCTATGGTGCCCTCGATCCCAAGGCAGGAGCTGTTGATTCGCTGTATCACATGCTAAATGACAATCGCCTGAACCATCGATGTCAGGTTGTACCCGGAATTCTGCAGGAACGCTGCGGTCAGATCCTGACCGACTTCTTTAAGCAAAGAAGGGCCGAAGGTAAGAAATAGCCGTCCGTCAACAAACGAAACTACTCGGCTTGAAATTCATCCTGGTCGAGTAGGGGCGATGGACGCGACGGCAAATAGCCGAGGCGATTCAACTCAGAGATAAAGTCGCTTGTGCAGAGCATTCGCCAACGGCGGGCATCCGGGTGCTGGATGAAAACCGCTTCGATGTGAGGTAACTGTTGGGCAACTTGGTCTGGCGATTCGCAAAGCCAACGGACCCAATCACCGACATGGCCAAACCCGGATCGAGAGTGACCGTTCTGAATGTATTGGGAAACGATTGGGGCAAGATGAGCTAACGCTTCTTCGTGACCGACGCTCGGAAACAGAAATGCCAAGGCATCTTTACCCCATTCCACACGCAATGGTTCCACGACCCTCTCGATGTCTGCCAATCGCAGAACTTTGACGGCATCTGGATCGCACGGATAGGTGGTTTGAGCGGCCTGTTCCCATTCTTGGGAAGCAATTTCTGTCCCATCCACCAAGACGCCGATATCACGATGCCGTGCTAATCGACGCAACAGTTCGACGGGCATCGGTTCAATACCAATTGCGTCCACTAGATGATACTCTGGACCGACTTCCTTCGCGTAAAACGTGGCAAACTTGCGGCGTACCAGATCCTCAAACGCCCAGGTTCGCAGCGGTGCATCTGGAGCGTCTTGTCCCCCTTCGATGGTGACTCGAAACTCGGTCTTGCCGGCGCAAAACTTGTCTCCAGAATAGATCGTCGCGTAAGGGATGCTCACGTCGTTTAAGCGGACCCCATTTTGGCTCTGAAGATCACGTAGACGGCAACGCGTTTCCTCGCAATCGAGCGCGAAATGCACGCCTGAGATGGAGGCATCACCCACGATGGTGACATCTGCCATCTGGTTTCGACCAACAATCACGGTTTGACCTGGGTTGAGCCAAATCTGTCGGGCTCCCGAAGCGTCGTCGAATGCAACGCTCAGACGTCCAACCTTCGAACTCGAAACCGATTCTAAGTCACTGGAAGAGCCCGTCTTGTCAATGCTGGATGAGATTGCATTTGCCAAGTCGGTAAACTCTTGCGGGAGTTCATTCGTCGATTCCATATTGGCGGGATCAACAGGAATTGCGGTTGGGCCATATCCTGGCTTCACACCAACTTTCTGGCCATCTTTTTCTCGTAGACGTTGAACCTCGGGATACATCAGCGGATCAATCACCGTCGTGTGAATTTCCCCTTCGAATCGAACGACGAATTCGGAGTTGCCTGCACGAATCGTATCACGATCGTATAGCTCGACTAAGTTGACTCGAATCCCGTTAACGAACGTTCCGTTCGTGCTGTTCAAGTCACGGAGCCGGCAGCGATTCTTGTCGCAGAGAATTGCAAAATGAAGACCTGACATCGCGTGATCATGGGCGATCGTCAGGTCGGCATTGGCTTGTCGGCCTACACGAAACATTGAGCCCTGTTCCGCCGAGATAATCTCGCCCTTGGCAGGCCCTTCTTGAACGGTCAAAAGCGCACGCATCGCTTGTACGAAGTTCCTGTAAATCGAGTCAGTGTCAGGAGGAGAGTCTCCTGCTGCCCTGAGTATACAGCCCCCAAAAAAGAAGGGCACCTCCCGATCAAGATTCGAGGTTATTTTTTCATGCGCGTCAGGCGTTCTCGCGAAACATTGGTTCTGTTTTCGCGTGTCGGTCTAGGGAGTTGCCGCCTTCGCTTCTTTAAGCTGTTGTGCTTCGGGTAGCACTTTATAGAAGGGATCAAGCGGATAGCAACCTGAGATAAGCCCTTTTCGCGGACCAGAAGTGCAATCGCTGAAGGTCCGGCAAATCTTCTTCCGCGGCATTGCTCCTTCTTCCAGCGTAGCCTGCGGAAGTTCGGGCAATGAAAGTACCATGCGTCCTAATCCGACACTATCGACCCAGCCTTCGCGAACGACCGCTTGGGCAACATGCGGAACATACTCTTGGAGATAAGTATATCCAGTGCCGATCATCGCCATGTTGGGGACAGCCTTCTTGCAGTCTCGGACCGCTTCGATTTGACGGACCACACCGACCAAGGGATCTTCTGGCGGTGGATAGCCATCGGTTGGAGGGAAGATGGCAGGACGCTGGATATGCGGGTTGTAATAGGGGCTTCCCGCTGAAAGATTTACGGCGAACACCCCTGCCGCTTCCAGCAGACGCAGCAATTGAATCGGCTCACTTAAATCCATTCGCTCGGGATTATCTTGATCGACGCCGAAACCGAACTCATAAGGAAGCATCCCTTGGTAATCGATCGGTTCCCCTGCTTCCAGGCCAGCGTGAAAGGGAATCAAATCGAAGATGCTCAGCCGCACGCCGATCAACAGGCCGGGACATTCCTGCTTCACGCGTCGAATGATCGTTGTCAGCAGGCGGGTACGCCCCTCGAAATCACCGCCATACTTACCTGGGCGATGGCGAGCACTAAGGAACTCGTGCAGAAGATAGCCGTGACAACACTTGATGTCGACAAAGTGAAATCCGAGTTGCTGGGCAATCTTGGACGAGGTGACATACTTCTCGATCAACTCATCCAACTGTTCGTCAGTCCAAACCGCCGAGTCGTCGTCCGGATCGATTCCAACACGTGCATCCAGTACCGGATGGTGATAGGCAATTCTTGGCTCAGCGACATGCTTCTGATTCGGTCGGCAATAACGCCCTGAGTGCGTCAGCTGTAATCCGACCATCAAGTCGGAAGGATCGCTGATCTCGGCACGATGCGTGTTGATCAGCGCATCGAACAGCTTTTCTAGTCCAAAGCGATTGGCTTCGGTACCGAGTGTTTGATTGGGATTTGCCCGACCATCTTCTTGGACGGCGGCTGCTTCGCCTCCCCAGATCCACTTGGCGCCGCTGCGACCGAAATTCTCCCAGCGGCGAATCGTGTACTCGCTAGGTGATCCATCGGGATTCGCATCCCATCCTTCCATGGGATGAATGCACCAGCGGTTGCCCATCGTAAAGCCACCAGCGGTCAGCGGCTCAGCCATTGGCGAACCTTGCTCGCGCGTGAGAATCGAATCGTCACACGGAAGTTCAAGACCAAGTTCCGCGAGTCGCTCTCGAAACGTGTCGACGGTTTTCAGCTGGGCAACTTTGATGTAGCGACTACTCATGAGTTTCTAACTAGTGGCAGCAGGACGAAGTTCGGAAAAGGCGAGCACAAACTTCTTGGTCTCTTGCTCGCCGGTCAGGAATTTGACCGTCGCCGTTCGTTTCGCGCCTTCACCACTCATTGCGATGATCTTGCCCAATCCGTAAGTCGGATGGAGCACGGCCATTGATTGATGAAAACGGTCCGGATCAGACTTGGGACGCGAGGATTGTGGCCCTTTCACCATATCTGCGGCGGTCATCAGCATTTTAGTGTAAGACGACCCACTCTCGCTTGGCGACTCACCCGAAAAATCGCCCGATTCGCCAATTTGGCTGAAATCATCCTCGGGGATCTCGTGGACGTCGTCCCAGTCTTGCCCAGGTGAAACGACGGGCTGATTAAGCTGGGCTTGAAAGTCCATCTCTTCGCGGGGGAGTTCAAACAGAAAGTTGCTCGGCACGGTCATTTGCCGTCGGCCGCGGAAATCTCGCTGATTGGCCGTGCTGATCTCAAGTTCTTCCTGAGCTCGCGTAATTCCGACGAAAAGCAGTCGCCGTTCTTCTTCCAACTGGGCTTCCGAATCCTTGGATCGCTCGTGCGGCAAGAGCCCCTGTTCAACGGCAACGATAAAGACCCACGGAAACTCCAGCCCTTTGGCGGCATGCAAGGTCATTAACGTGACACGATCGAGCTCGGTGTCGAACTCGTCCGTTTCGTTGACCAAGGCCTTGTCTTCCAGGTACTGTTCCAGCGTGCCATCTTCCGGATGTTGGAAGTCGAACTCACGAGCCGAAGAGAGAAGCTCTTCGATGTTTTCCAAGCGGGATTGATCCTCTTCGTCGTCGGAGTCTTCGTATTGGGCCCTGTAACCACTTTCATTGAGGATGGCCCCCAGGATCTCTTCCACTGGCTCATTGATCTTCAGTGAGATTCGATCGAACAGGGCAACAAATTTGGCGACGGCGACTGCTGCTCGCTTACTCAGCGATTCGATCATGCCAGCTTCCCGGGCGGCATCCATCATCGAGATACCGTTATCCAGCGCATGAACTTGCAGCTTCAACAGTGTCGACTTGCCAATGCCGCGGGTCGGTGTGTTGACGATTCGCGAGAACGCCACATCATCACGTGGGTTGTTCATCAACATGGCATACGCCAAGACATCCTTGATCTCTTTGCGGTGATAAAACTCGACACCGCTGACGATCATGTAAGGAAGTCCTTGCTGACGCAACGCCTCTTCGTAAGCTCGAGACAGGGCATTCACTCGATAGAAGATGGCGAAATCACGCGGTCGCCGCTTTCCTTGAGCAACTTGAGCAGCAATCCGCAAGGCAATCGCCTGGGCTTCTTCATGGCTCGTAACGTAGGTCAGCATGCGAACTGGCTGGCCGGCTGGCAGTTCGGTGAACAGCGACTTCTTCTTTCGCCGTTTGTTGTGACCAATCAAATGATCTGCCACTGCCAAGATGTTGGGCGTGCTACGGAAGTTTTGTTCCAGCCGCACAACGTTGACTTGCTTGAAGTCTTTCTCGAAGTCGAGAATGTTGTTCAAGTTGGCCCCACGCCAGCCGTAGATCGATTGATCAGGATCTCCTGTCACACCTAAGTTGGGGAACTGCTGGGAAAGAGATCGAACCAACAAGTATTGGACGAGGTTCGTGTCTTGGTATTCGTCGACCAGGATGTAACGAAAACGTTCGTCGAGGGCGGCACGCAGTTCCTCGTTTTCCTGCAGCATCTGGGCGACCAGCATCAGCATGTCGTCAAAGTCGACCGCGTTCGCCGCGCGAAGTTGTCGTTGATACTCTGGGTAGACGTCCTGCACGATCGAGCTGATTGCACTTGCCGAGTTGGCTTCGTAGCGATCGGGCAGGATCATGTTGTTCTTTGCCCAGCTAATCGCGCGGGCAACTTTCTCGGGCGTTGCATGTGACGTCGAGATTTCTTCAGTCTGCAACGCTCGCTTCAAAATTTGCAACGAGTCGGACGTATCGTAGATCGTGTAATTCGATTCGAGTCCGACTAGATTGGAGTAGTTTCTTAGCAGCCGCGCACAGAAACGGTGGAACGTGCTAATCCAAACAGTGCTCTGCGGAGCCAACCGTTCGACGCGGGAACGCATCTCTTCCGCGGCCTTGTTGGTGAACGTTAACGCCACGATTTGCGAGGAGTAGACGCCACTGCGAAGCATGTTGGCGATGCGGTGTGTCACGACACGGGTCTTACCACTTCCTGGTCCCGCGAGAACTAATAACGGGCCATCGACATGAGCAACAGCTTGCTGCTGAGCTTGCGTGAGGCCATCGAGCAAAGGATCGGTCATCCATCAACCTGTGGAGGAGAACGCTAGCAGCATTCGTGAAAGCATTGCTAGCACCATTGTAGGTAGTTTCCGTAAATTTTTCCGAAACTGGTATTCAATTCTAAAGAAATGAGTATAGTTATTCCCACTGCAACGCGAGACCCTCACTGACCCGTTTCCTACTCGTAAGATTTGAGGTGACGACCGTTGCAAAACAAGGTGGCTCTAGGGATGGGCCACGTCACAATTTTTTTATCTTGCGACAGGGAGGGAACCCATGCCACGAATTCCTCTGAATTCAGCTGACCAACAACATGATGATCTGTTGGCTAAGTTGGAAATGAGTACTGCGGAAATCGGTTTGACCGTTCGCACTACCAATTGCCTTGAGGAAAAGGGCATCTTCACCGTTCGCGATTTGTTGAATTGCACACCAGCCGATTTGTTGAGCATCTCCAACTTCGGCGAAAAGACCCTCGACGAGGTCTACGCGGCGCTGGAAGGCGTCGGGTTCTATCGTCACACCCGCCAACTTGCCCGTGCAACGGCTGCCGCCGTTTAGCATGTTGGCAGGCCCCGGGTTCCCTCGATCAGGTCGATCGGCTACTTGGCGCCAACCTGATAACAGCGAACCGGTCCACCGCGCTGGCCGGTCTCGCGGACAAGCAGCATACCACCGCTCAGGGCGGGCAAGGCCCGCACGATGTCTTTGCCCGCCTGGAAGCGGCTGATCTCTTCAAACTTCTTCGGATCTGGTTTGAACAAGATTGCGACTCCATCGTGAGTGACCGCGATCAGTTTCCCATCGGCGTAAATCAGGTGGGATGTCCCCGGTCCCACCTCAGACCACATCACTTTGCCGGTCGCCAGTTCGACACAGCGAAGTTCGGCCCGCCCTAAATCTTCTCGGCCGTGAATCCCGTACAGGTAATCGCCGACAATCACCGGTGTGTTGTATTGGCTGGATAGTGTGTCATCGTTTTCCCAAATCGGCTTGAATTGTGTTTTCTCCAATTCAACAAGCTTGGCTCCAACCCCGTAGCTGGCGGTGACGAACAGTTTGTTGCCGGACACAAGTGGTGTCGCCGCATTCACGGTGGGCCCTCGTTGACCAAAAGGAAAACCATAGAGGATTCGTCCAGTGAAAGGATCGAGCAAGATCGTCTGGAACCGCGTAACAAACACAGCATACGGGCGGTCGGCAATCTTAGCCATTGTGGGTGATGCATAGCTGGCGGCATCGTTGCCCGCCCGCCAGGCGAACTCGCCGTCTTTCAAGGTCACCGCTACGACGGCAGCATTGTCTCGTCCGCCAACGTTCGTCAGGACAAGCTTGTCGTAAACAATGGGCGTGCTGCCGAATCCAAAAT
It encodes the following:
- the tadA gene encoding tRNA adenosine(34) deaminase TadA, producing the protein MQMALQQAEQAAREDEVPVGAVIVREGSVIAAAYNQREMLRDPTAHAEMIAITQAAEAVGGWRLENCMLYVTLEPCPMCAGAILQARIPVVVYGALDPKAGAVDSLYHMLNDNRLNHRCQVVPGILQERCGQILTDFFKQRRAEGKK
- a CDS encoding PQQ-binding-like beta-propeller repeat protein, translated to MIHRRFFWKPLAALLVTVTWVHTTQAGDWPQILGPNRNGHAENEKLMDKWPEDGPKQVWRRDLGSGYAGPAVEDGVVYLFHRQSSSELLDAVDLKTGERKWTCDMAASYRASVNPDDGPRCTPVVTDDSVIVFGAAGQLRSINKETGKLRWEVDLARQFGAQDGYFGFGSTPIVYDKLVLTNVGGRDNAAVVAVTLKDGEFAWRAGNDAASYASPTMAKIADRPYAVFVTRFQTILLDPFTGRILYGFPFGQRGPTVNAATPLVSGNKLFVTASYGVGAKLVELEKTQFKPIWENDDTLSSQYNTPVIVGDYLYGIHGREDLGRAELRCVELATGKVMWSEVGPGTSHLIYADGKLIAVTHDGVAILFKPDPKKFEEISRFQAGKDIVRALPALSGGMLLVRETGQRGGPVRCYQVGAK
- a CDS encoding ATP-dependent helicase, with the protein product MTDPLLDGLTQAQQQAVAHVDGPLLVLAGPGSGKTRVVTHRIANMLRSGVYSSQIVALTFTNKAAEEMRSRVERLAPQSTVWISTFHRFCARLLRNYSNLVGLESNYTIYDTSDSLQILKRALQTEEISTSHATPEKVARAISWAKNNMILPDRYEANSASAISSIVQDVYPEYQRQLRAANAVDFDDMLMLVAQMLQENEELRAALDERFRYILVDEYQDTNLVQYLLVRSLSQQFPNLGVTGDPDQSIYGWRGANLNNILDFEKDFKQVNVVRLEQNFRSTPNILAVADHLIGHNKRRKKKSLFTELPAGQPVRMLTYVTSHEEAQAIALRIAAQVAQGKRRPRDFAIFYRVNALSRAYEEALRQQGLPYMIVSGVEFYHRKEIKDVLAYAMLMNNPRDDVAFSRIVNTPTRGIGKSTLLKLQVHALDNGISMMDAAREAGMIESLSKRAAVAVAKFVALFDRISLKINEPVEEILGAILNESGYRAQYEDSDDEEDQSRLENIEELLSSAREFDFQHPEDGTLEQYLEDKALVNETDEFDTELDRVTLMTLHAAKGLEFPWVFIVAVEQGLLPHERSKDSEAQLEEERRLLFVGITRAQEELEISTANQRDFRGRRQMTVPSNFLFELPREEMDFQAQLNQPVVSPGQDWDDVHEIPEDDFSQIGESGDFSGESPSESGSSYTKMLMTAADMVKGPQSSRPKSDPDRFHQSMAVLHPTYGLGKIIAMSGEGAKRTATVKFLTGEQETKKFVLAFSELRPAATS
- a CDS encoding NADH:flavin oxidoreductase — its product is MSSRYIKVAQLKTVDTFRERLAELGLELPCDDSILTREQGSPMAEPLTAGGFTMGNRWCIHPMEGWDANPDGSPSEYTIRRWENFGRSGAKWIWGGEAAAVQEDGRANPNQTLGTEANRFGLEKLFDALINTHRAEISDPSDLMVGLQLTHSGRYCRPNQKHVAEPRIAYHHPVLDARVGIDPDDDSAVWTDEQLDELIEKYVTSSKIAQQLGFHFVDIKCCHGYLLHEFLSARHRPGKYGGDFEGRTRLLTTIIRRVKQECPGLLIGVRLSIFDLIPFHAGLEAGEPIDYQGMLPYEFGFGVDQDNPERMDLSEPIQLLRLLEAAGVFAVNLSAGSPYYNPHIQRPAIFPPTDGYPPPEDPLVGVVRQIEAVRDCKKAVPNMAMIGTGYTYLQEYVPHVAQAVVREGWVDSVGLGRMVLSLPELPQATLEEGAMPRKKICRTFSDCTSGPRKGLISGCYPLDPFYKVLPEAQQLKEAKAATP
- a CDS encoding FHA domain-containing protein, translating into MRALLTVQEGPAKGEIISAEQGSMFRVGRQANADLTIAHDHAMSGLHFAILCDKNRCRLRDLNSTNGTFVNGIRVNLVELYDRDTIRAGNSEFVVRFEGEIHTTVIDPLMYPEVQRLREKDGQKVGVKPGYGPTAIPVDPANMESTNELPQEFTDLANAISSSIDKTGSSSDLESVSSSKVGRLSVAFDDASGARQIWLNPGQTVIVGRNQMADVTIVGDASISGVHFALDCEETRCRLRDLQSQNGVRLNDVSIPYATIYSGDKFCAGKTEFRVTIEGGQDAPDAPLRTWAFEDLVRRKFATFYAKEVGPEYHLVDAIGIEPMPVELLRRLARHRDIGVLVDGTEIASQEWEQAAQTTYPCDPDAVKVLRLADIERVVEPLRVEWGKDALAFLFPSVGHEEALAHLAPIVSQYIQNGHSRSGFGHVGDWVRWLCESPDQVAQQLPHIEAVFIQHPDARRWRMLCTSDFISELNRLGYLPSRPSPLLDQDEFQAE
- a CDS encoding DNA-directed RNA polymerase subunit alpha C-terminal domain-containing protein translates to MPRIPLNSADQQHDDLLAKLEMSTAEIGLTVRTTNCLEEKGIFTVRDLLNCTPADLLSISNFGEKTLDEVYAALEGVGFYRHTRQLARATAAAV